One Portunus trituberculatus isolate SZX2019 chromosome 43, ASM1759143v1, whole genome shotgun sequence DNA segment encodes these proteins:
- the LOC123518450 gene encoding rho guanine nucleotide exchange factor 7-like isoform X3, protein MAENSGSVLVVEALYSFRGKNNDELCFTKGDLITVTQREEGGWWEGTLGDKTGWFPSNYVREYKPQEGAPLSPQLVEEELLSPQHSQQQQVYRSLVFKDILESERAHLGDLQSLIASYLGGLRKSDVLTEAEYKQMVGNLEEVAVAHSNLVTALEEQSERPSREQRIGGAFLTLAPHIQNVHQTYCSNHPRAVCILEKHKDELGSFMESQGAPRPGIMFLTTALSKPFRRLDKYTGMLQEYQRHLEEGHPDRGDTQRSSHVYKELASVCGAIRRQKELELEVVTGRVHGWEGGDSLGTLGEVLRMGSVALLPDHRDRYFVLFPAMLVMLSVSPRMSAFIFEGSYPLSGISVNWLEDGDHYKNAFELSGPVLERIVAVCQSRQDQQQWVEAFTQQCRLARASSFTPHISLLTSPPVLPAHGGPLMPRQASTTSATSLQDAPARPRRSVPGKVWSLSCLRPSPPLRPGISVREEKRNQRYTKRKDDKWHEDDALILRVIEAYCTSAKTRYTINSIDLGQVGRACGGSATGGSLDCRGTHHHHHHHHLQQQQQQHQQQQTPPHSPPALSPFGELRLHKGQRSNWCCGLAIKAIKKNIDFDC, encoded by the exons ATGGCAGAGAACAGTGGgtcggtgttggtggtggaggcccTGTACTCCTTCAGGGGCAAGAACAatgatgag CTATGCTTCACGAAAGGGGACCTGATCACAGTAACCCAGCGAGAGGAGGGAGGCTGGTGGGAAGGCACTCTGGGAGACAAGACAGGATGGTTCCCCTCCAACTATGTGCGGGAGTACAAACCACAGG AAGGCGCTCCACTCTCTCCTCAACTTGTGGAGGAGGAACTGCTCAGCCCACAGCacagtcagcagcagcaggtgtacCGCAGCCTAGTGTTCAAAGATATACTAGAATCAGAGCGAGCACACCTGGGAGACCTCCAGAGCCTTATTGCCTCTTACCTGGGAGGTCTTCGCAAGTCTGATGT GTTAACAGAGGCTGAATACAAGCAGATGGTGGGCAATTTGGAGGAGGTGGCAGTAGCTCACTCCAATCTTGTCACTGCACTTGAGGAACAAAGTGAGCGGCCATCAAGAGAACAGCGCATTGGGGGAGCCTTCCTTACCCTTGCACCTCACATCCAGAACGTCCACCAAACCTACTGCAGTAACCACCCAAGGGCTGTGTGCATCTTGGAAAAACACAA GGATGAGTTGGGTAGCTTCATGGAGAGCCAAGGAGCACCAAGACCTGGCATCATGTTCCTCACCACAGCACTCAGTAAGCCCTTCCGACGCCTTGACAAGTACACTGGCATGCTTCAGGAGTACCAGCGCCACTTGGAGGAGGGACATCCAGACCGTGGTGACACTCAGCGCTCATCACACGTGTACAAGGAATTGGCT TCAGTGTGTGGAGCAATACGGCGACAGAAGGAGTTGGAACTGGAGGTGGTGACAGGACGAGTGCATGGCTGGGAGGGTGGAGACAGCCTGGGGACATTAGGGGAGGTACTGCGCATGGGCTCTGTGGCATTGCTTCCTGACCACCGTGACCGTTACTTTGTGCTCTTCCCTGCTATGCTGGTGATGCTCTCTGTCTCACCCAGGATGAGTGCCTTTATCTTTGAG GGAAGCTATCCTCTGAGTGGCATCAGTGTGAACTGGTTAGAGGATGGGGACCATTACAAGAATGCCTTTGAGCTGTCAG GGCCAGTGCTGGAGAGGATCGTGGCTGTGTGCCAGAGCAGACAGGATCAGCAGCAGTGGGTGGAAGCGTTCACCCAGCAGTGCCGCCTTGCCCGTGCCTCAAGCTTCACCCCCCACATATCCCTGCTAACCTCCCCTCCTGTCCTCCCAGCTCAT GGAGGCCCACTCATGCCTCGCCAGGCCAGTACCACCAGTGCCACCAGCCTTCAGGATGCTCCAGCCAGACCTCGTCGCTCTGTCCCAGGCAAG GTGTGGAGTCTGTCATGCCTCCGTCCATCCCCTCCGCTGAGGCCAGGAATCTCTGTGCGTGAGGAGAAGCGGAATCAACGGTACACAAAGCGTAAAG ATGATAAATGGCATGAGGATGATGCACTGATCCTTCGTGTGATTGAGGCATACTGTACTAGTGCCAAAACCCGCTACACGATCAACTCTA TTGACTTGGGGCAGGTTGGCCGTGCATGTGGGGGGAGTGCCACTGGGGGTTCATTGGACTGCAGgggaacccaccaccaccatcaccaccaccaccttcaacaacaacaacagcagcatcagcagcagcagactcctcctcactcccccCCAGCACTCTCCCCCTTTGGAGAGTTACGTCTGCACAAGGGTCAGCGCTCTAACTGGTGCTGTGGTTTGGCTATCAAGGCCATCAAGAAAAACATTGATTTTGACTGTTAA
- the LOC123518451 gene encoding uncharacterized protein LOC123518451 — protein sequence MSCGLPYYCYGGGAAGGGGGAGVQKPSCSCSVSCHPVLPSSPTHPYLSLPYVVLTKHIASLYRKKIITKKLLRHLAGDWEDVEAASKVCLRKHRTECSIHTGGESSSESDDDTPQYHQQSKNTEPCSDSECSSDSSTGYWVGGGPTCVEQSQGFNVFSPLPSRKLYLPPAPNQASSNLQKWRFQASPMPGSLSTSEESGASSEGSNPYGYIRYFNSDNPPLQDEEGPCRRFTYTQPSQEPPVITQGEKSSSCNDFYDMSEDPWATPGLTAWGHHRQEHLQQVSEDSRNYVPKESCKKVAELQVPKIIVRGHPSSNLPSLTLSQSNPTLTPQQSEEDQSFIRIPPRAKTVHSSTLTIPAVPMLLAGLAHPQRASDCVSSESSANVCNKTIYEPSSSSCECIVPEKMPWVDEKSEKRMFPFKTKPDIAYYVSSCSGDETGEDGADYYESHRRPEPLVMALSRSEPNLCLPSTQELEAQNKSPKYSSHYVQLVLPLEGPATKVCNCEAHSHRSSDSGLADVIHHLECCPLRTDTPGLGRGSGTSHSSHSSQLSSAKFLQGPSWYPARAFTPDSLLPTPVTSPNTSAPVSYAEDSLTSLLDSVSLQQSKAEQETGAEEGVYRSGLYAHWWMKASVCPRLLVLDRSRKDYLRFRAEKKPDVPPKPRFLKPSYHIRRGGNKDGMMKPVARCAATQTSSSPPSEDHQCAHPRVEKTSLHLSPQTSLTMSRDRSFESQVSQVSQVTVVPRLRRERESQTGSGARPSVHTLQVLGKNSQESSGTDLSSLHSFSECCEGAGQQPHLRDSCEGLDVDFQRRASSHSLHTTATSSSASSTPYKSTLYWHLPSTHGGSAQQENLMSPPMEGLQNYGRPTIPPKPIHLQSWPIQRSRSLPRLPVPTTISVHTQSKDHAS from the exons atgtCTTGTGGCTTACCTTACTactgttatggtggtggtgctgcaggtggtggtggtggtgctggtgtacAAAAGCCATCTTGCTCCTGCTCTGTATCCTGTcaccctgtccttccttcctctcccacccatCCCTACCTAAGCCTACCCTATGTGGTGCTCACCAAACACATAGCCAGTCTCTACCGAAAAAAGATCATCACCAAAAAGCTCCTGCGACACCTCGCTGGTGACTGGGAAGATGTGGAGGCAGCTTCCAAAGTTTGCTTACGGAAGCATCGCACCGAGTGTTCCATCCACACTGGTGGAGAATCCAGCTCTGAATCTGATGATGATACTCCTCAGTATCACCAACAGTCAAAAAATACTGAACCCTGTTCTGACTCAGAATGCTCAAGTGATTCCAGCACTGGGTATTGGGTGGGTGGTGGACCTACTTGTGTGGAACAGAGCCAAGGATTTAATGTATTCTCCCCACTCCCATCAAGGAAATTGTATCTCCCACCTGCTCCAAATCAAGCCTCAAGTAATCTGCAAAAGTGGCGATTTCAGGCCTCCCCTATGCCAGGCTCACTTTCCACCTCAGAGGAATCTGGAGCCTCCAGTGAAGGCAGTAATCCGTATGGCTACATACGTTATTTTAACTCTGACAATCCCCCGCTACAAGATGAGGAGGGCCCATGTCGTCGTTTTACTTACACACAGCCCTCTCAGGAGCCCCCTGTCATCACGCAGGGGGAAAAGAGCTCTTCTTGTAATGACTTCTATGATATGTCTGAAGACCCTTGGGCCACCCCAGGCCTTACAGCATGGGGCCACCACCGACAAGAACATCTCCAACAAGTATCAGAAGACTCACGGAATTATGTTCCTAAAGAGTCTTGTAAAAAAGTGGCAGAGCTTCAAGTGCCCAAAATTATAGTTCGTGGTCACCCTAGCAGTAATCTCCCTAGCTTAACTCTTTCCCAGTCAAATCCCACTCTCACTCCCCAACAAAGTGAGGAAGATCAAAGTTTCATAAGGATACCCCCAAGGGCAAAGACAGTTCACTCTTCTACTCTCACCATTCCTGCTGTTCCAATGTTGCTAGCTGGCCTTGCACACCCCCAAAGAGCATCAGACTGTGTGAGTTCAGAGAGTTCTGCCAATGTATGCAACAAGACCATATATgagccttcttcctcttcctgtgagTGCATTGTTCCTGAGAAAATGCCTTGGGTAGATGAGAAATCAGAAAAGCGGATGTTTCCCTTCAAGACTAAGCCAGATATTGCTTATTATGTGTCTTCTTGCAGTGGAGATGAAACTGGGGAGGATGGTGCTGATTATTATGAGAGTCATCGTAGACCTGAGCCACTTGTTATGGCATTATCACGCAGTGAACCCAATCTCTGTCTTCCAAGCACACAAGAGCTTGAAGCTCAAAACAAGTCACCAAAGTACTCTAGCCACTATGTACAGTTGGTCCTTCCATTGGAGGGCCCTGCCACTAAGGTATGCAACTGTGAGGCCCATAGTCACCGCTCTTCCGATTCTGGGTTGGCAGATGTGATACATCACCTGGAGTGCTGCCCTCTCCGCACTGATACCCCTGGGCTAGGCCGTGGCTCTGGCACTTCCcactcttctcattcctcccaGCTATCCTCTGCCAAGTTCCTTCAAGGTCCCTCGTGGTACCCTGCCCGAGCATTCACCCCTGACAGCTTGTTGCCCACACCAGTAACCTCCCCCAACACATCTGCTCCAGTGTCTTATGCTGAGGATTCCCTTACCTCCTTGTTAGACTCTGTTAGTTTGCAGCAATCCAAAGCTGAGCAGGAGACAGGGGCAGAGGAAGGTGTATATCGCTCAGGGTTGTATGCACACTGGTGGATGAAGGCAAGTGTGTGTCCTCGTCTTTTGGTCCTTGATCGCTCCAGAAAGGACTACCTCAGGTTTAGGGCAGAAAAGAAACCAGATGTTCCCCCTAAACCTAGGTTCCTGAAACCTTCTTACCATATCCGGCggggaggaaataaagatgggATGATGAAACCAGTGGCTCGGTGTGCTGCCACGCAGACTAGTTCTTCACCTCCCTCTGAAGATCATCAGTGTGCTCACCCAAGGGTTGAAAAAACTTCTTTACATCTTAGCCCACAAACCTCTCTCACCATGTCACGTGACCGCAGCTTTGAGTCTCAAGTATCTCAGGTTTCCCAAGTGACCGTAGTGCCCAGactcaggagagagagggagtcccAGACAGGCTCAGGAGCACGACCAAGTGTGCATACACTACAAGTATTAGGTAAGAATTCACAAGAATCCAGTGGAACAGATCTCTCAAGCCTCCACAGCTTCAGTGAATGCTGTGAAGGAGCAGGACAGCAGCCTCACTTGAGAGATTCTTGTGAGGGTCTAGATGTGGACTTCCAGAGACGTGCATCTTCACACTCCCTTCACACCACTGCTACTTCCAGTTCAGCTTCTTCTACACCATACAAGTCCACATTATATTGGCATTTGCCTTCTACTCATGGAGGGAGTGCCCAACAGGA AAATTTAATGTCTCCCCCCATGGAAGGACTCCAAAACTACGGGAGGCCCACCATTCCACCAAAACCCATACATCTTCAGTCCTGGCCCATTCAGCGATCAAGAAGCCTTCCAAGATTGCCAGTACCTACCACCATCTCTGTCCACACTCAAAGCAAG GATCACGCCAGTTAG
- the LOC123518450 gene encoding rho guanine nucleotide exchange factor 7-like isoform X4 translates to MAENSGSVLVVEALYSFRGKNNDELCFTKGDLITVTQREEGGWWEGTLGDKTGWFPSNYVREYKPQEGAPLSPQLVEEELLSPQHSQQQQVYRSLVFKDILESERAHLGDLQSLIASYLGGLRKSDVLTEAEYKQMVGNLEEVAVAHSNLVTALEEQSERPSREQRIGGAFLTLAPHIQNVHQTYCSNHPRAVCILEKHKDELGSFMESQGAPRPGIMFLTTALSKPFRRLDKYTGMLQEYQRHLEEGHPDRGDTQRSSHVYKELASVCGAIRRQKELELEVVTGRVHGWEGGDSLGTLGEVLRMGSVALLPDHRDRYFVLFPAMLVMLSVSPRMSAFIFEGSYPLSGISVNWLEDGDHYKNAFELSGPVLERIVAVCQSRQDQQQWVEAFTQQCRLARASSFTPHISLLTSPPVLPAHGGPLMPRQASTTSATSLQDAPARPRRSVPGKVWSLSCLRPSPPLRPGISVREEKRNQRYTKRKDDKWHEDDALILRVIEAYCTSAKTRYTINSIFSHIMVQTCL, encoded by the exons ATGGCAGAGAACAGTGGgtcggtgttggtggtggaggcccTGTACTCCTTCAGGGGCAAGAACAatgatgag CTATGCTTCACGAAAGGGGACCTGATCACAGTAACCCAGCGAGAGGAGGGAGGCTGGTGGGAAGGCACTCTGGGAGACAAGACAGGATGGTTCCCCTCCAACTATGTGCGGGAGTACAAACCACAGG AAGGCGCTCCACTCTCTCCTCAACTTGTGGAGGAGGAACTGCTCAGCCCACAGCacagtcagcagcagcaggtgtacCGCAGCCTAGTGTTCAAAGATATACTAGAATCAGAGCGAGCACACCTGGGAGACCTCCAGAGCCTTATTGCCTCTTACCTGGGAGGTCTTCGCAAGTCTGATGT GTTAACAGAGGCTGAATACAAGCAGATGGTGGGCAATTTGGAGGAGGTGGCAGTAGCTCACTCCAATCTTGTCACTGCACTTGAGGAACAAAGTGAGCGGCCATCAAGAGAACAGCGCATTGGGGGAGCCTTCCTTACCCTTGCACCTCACATCCAGAACGTCCACCAAACCTACTGCAGTAACCACCCAAGGGCTGTGTGCATCTTGGAAAAACACAA GGATGAGTTGGGTAGCTTCATGGAGAGCCAAGGAGCACCAAGACCTGGCATCATGTTCCTCACCACAGCACTCAGTAAGCCCTTCCGACGCCTTGACAAGTACACTGGCATGCTTCAGGAGTACCAGCGCCACTTGGAGGAGGGACATCCAGACCGTGGTGACACTCAGCGCTCATCACACGTGTACAAGGAATTGGCT TCAGTGTGTGGAGCAATACGGCGACAGAAGGAGTTGGAACTGGAGGTGGTGACAGGACGAGTGCATGGCTGGGAGGGTGGAGACAGCCTGGGGACATTAGGGGAGGTACTGCGCATGGGCTCTGTGGCATTGCTTCCTGACCACCGTGACCGTTACTTTGTGCTCTTCCCTGCTATGCTGGTGATGCTCTCTGTCTCACCCAGGATGAGTGCCTTTATCTTTGAG GGAAGCTATCCTCTGAGTGGCATCAGTGTGAACTGGTTAGAGGATGGGGACCATTACAAGAATGCCTTTGAGCTGTCAG GGCCAGTGCTGGAGAGGATCGTGGCTGTGTGCCAGAGCAGACAGGATCAGCAGCAGTGGGTGGAAGCGTTCACCCAGCAGTGCCGCCTTGCCCGTGCCTCAAGCTTCACCCCCCACATATCCCTGCTAACCTCCCCTCCTGTCCTCCCAGCTCAT GGAGGCCCACTCATGCCTCGCCAGGCCAGTACCACCAGTGCCACCAGCCTTCAGGATGCTCCAGCCAGACCTCGTCGCTCTGTCCCAGGCAAG GTGTGGAGTCTGTCATGCCTCCGTCCATCCCCTCCGCTGAGGCCAGGAATCTCTGTGCGTGAGGAGAAGCGGAATCAACGGTACACAAAGCGTAAAG ATGATAAATGGCATGAGGATGATGCACTGATCCTTCGTGTGATTGAGGCATACTGTACTAGTGCCAAAACCCGCTACACGATCAACTCTA